ACAGGAAGCCAAGAATGAACATAAGATGGGCGTATGTAAGAGAGAAGCTCGCGCCTACCACAGTATTGATCTGTTTATCCATTTTTAGGTTACTATCAAGAAACCAGAGAGACCACGGAGACTGTGACTTTGTACTGTACATAGACTTGAAGCCAGAATTAAATGTTTCATAAATACAATTATCAAGATAGGTCTGAATAGGTCTCTATCATCTTAGACATAAAAGGTCAAGAGCCCAACGGCGCAGGGAATCTTGGATGACAAGTTTCCTGACTATTTTCTTCAACAGTTATACTTCTTTGTTGGTAAACAACCCTTCCAACATAAACATCATAGTTTTGTCCATGAACTGTTTaatatcagaaaaaaaaattcaacttgCACCCCTCTCTTGACGTCCCGGCCTGCTCTGCTTCATCAGCATTGCCCCCATCTGCCgcattgttttttctttgacAGGCACAAATTAAATGACCCATTCTTCACAAttgaaacatttcatttttttataatttttataaaattaaaaatatttttataaattacatAATCAAATTCAACCACTTTCAAGTGCATCGATAACTCCAGTTCATCCTCTTCTTTCAAAATCATATAAACAAATCATCTAAATGAAATGACGTGTAAGAATTACAGACGGACTCTAAACAGATTCCACTCCAACTTAAAACAAGCTCATCATAAAAGCCTTGATTATTATAGAAGTAATCTCAGTTCAAGCAATACAACCTTAAgtgatattttattaattatagtATTGGAGCAAAAGTGAGACTTCATGTCAAAGGGGGGTCTATGATAATTAAAGACCTCTGTTTACACATCATCCAGTCATTGGGTGAACACTGGAGCCTAATCAGATCAATctgcgtaggacctacgcatgACTATAAATCGCCTTTAAGAGTGGCCATTTACATTATTATTCTTGGTTTACATCTCAAAGGGTAGGGCATTAGAATTAGGAGTGGGGAAACATTTTTGAGAGATTTCACAGTTCAGAATAACAACGATACAAAGCACAAGAAAATCAGTGTGGGTATGCAGAGGTCCATGCACAGGAATGAACTCAACATTTCACAGATCTATAACTTTGAAAATATTTAAGATGACAAGAAGTTAAGATGTGCCAAGATGATGATGTTAATAGGCCGGTAAAATCAAAACGTGTTAGTTTTAAGGTGTGTACACTTCTGCAGTTAGGTcgtttgatttttttatctCTCTTgcatattttacattaaatgtgTAAAAGTTCTGAAATCATTTatcattgttttattattttaccgTAAAAACCTGCCTTCATTACAAATGAAGAAGTCCCAGATTCTGTGTGTATTGCTTTAATAAATTCTTCACCATGCAAATAagataaatgaatatatgtTTTTGTTTCACAGCATCACAAATGAATGCCAACAATGTCTTTGACAATACAAATATCCTCTGACAAATAAAAGGCTCTGGTAAAGCTCATGCCAGAAAGATATCTCACTATTACTCATACAAATAGTTTACACTTAGTATAACATTTTGAGGTTGTAAACAATGTTGCAGTTTAAGGTTAAAACAACCAGCTTTCCATTCAGCATTTGTACAAGTGGCCTGGTAAAACTTTCATTATATGGCAAAGAATAATTACTATAGTATTGTGTAGCATTAACTATGGTAAATTAATTAACTAGTAGACTGCAGCACGAGTGTTTCATGCTTAAAATGTGCATGTTTGTTGTAGACCGGACAAAATTGAAACTTCGTAATTGCTCTGTTTGCAAAGTGCATTAACATTGCAAACACAATTGCACAACTCAAACTAAAGTCTATCAAAACTTAAGCCTTCTCATTTGAAAGATATCTGACCACCACTAGAGTTTAATAAACATGGAAACTCTTCAAATGAAAAAGtgggtggctcttaaaagagcctttGGGTGTTGAAAGTTTCAACAGATTTATTTGGAGCTGGTGTACTTGGTGACGGCCTTTGTTCCCTCAGACACGGCGTGTTTGGCGAGTTCACCGGGCAGCAGGAGACGCACGGCGGTCTGGATCTCTCTCGATGTGATGGTGGAGCGCTTGTTGTAGTGAGCGAGACGAGAGGACTCACAGGCGATACGCTCGAAAATATCATTGACGAAAGAGTTCATGATCCCCATGGCCTTAGAGGAAATCCCGGTGTCAGGATGAACCTGCTTCAGAACCTTGTAGACGTAGATGGCATAGCTCTCCTTCCTGGACCTCTTGCGCTTCTTGCCTCCCTTTCCGGCAGCTTTAGTAACGGCCTTCTTAGATCCCTTCTTAGGGGCGGGCTTTGCTGGCTCAGGCATGATCACTATGTCAAATTAACACAATGAATGAAGATTTGAGTGTGTGAAGAAGCATATATACACTGGCCATGCAAATTTTTTTGAGACTGTAGCCGTACCATCTGATTGCGGTATGTGATTGGACAAAGAACACGAATGGATGTCATTGGAGTAGCTGTAAACCAAGTAAGCCAATCAGTGTCTTCGAAGCTTAAGTCCCACCTACCGCCTCATGTTTGAATCGCCATATGCGTTTGAGGGTTGTTTTACTTTCCCGCTCAATTTTGTACACAATGCTATTGCTTATTATACTATAAAGTTTTTGGTTACAATTCACTTGAAGgcgtgttcataagactgacatgacacttACTATGagcatgaaggagattttatgcacaattCTATTCCAAGATTTATTTactcaaagaaaacaaaaattaatCCACCACTTTTAGTCGAAAAACATGTAATGAAGTTTGTATGCTAATCTTGTCCTGTCCTTCATTTTACATTTGTGTAATAAACTGATAGCATGTAAAGCTTATGTGACAAAGTTAGACTATGATATTTAGCGTCTGTAAGCAAGATCTAtaaagtatgtatgtatgtagcATTACTACGAAGAAAACTTTAGAACTGGATTGTTATTTCAGTTGTAAAATTCTGTAACCGGCTTTACGTGTCATAATGCTTGGCTTACACATTATTTCTAATGTCCGAAATTAACTAAAGTATCACGACCAAAACGGTCCAAATAGATACACAATACCAAGAAAGACCGTGATGAGAAAGCTTAATCTTAAAGAACAAACTTGATTTATACTAAAACGGACACGTTAACTCTTTATTTGAGAAAAtgggtggctcttaaaagagccgtTTGGGTTTGCGTGATTTAATCATTTAACCTCCGAAACCGTACAGAGTGCGACCCTGACGCTTCAGAGCATAGACGACATCCATGGCGGTGACGGTCTTTCTCTTGGCGTGTTCAGTGTAGGTGACGGCGTCACGAATAACGTTCTCCAAAAACACCTTCAACACACCGCGAGTCTCCTCATAGATCAGACCGGAGATACGCTTGACTCCACCACGACGAGCGAGACGACGGATGGCGGGTTTGGTGATTCCCTGGATGTTATCACGCAGAACCTTGCGATGACGCTTAGCGCCTCCTTTACCGAGTCCTTTCCCGCCTTTGCCTCTACCAGACATGACTTCAGTTTCTCGTATTAAAACTGCACAACGGAGTGCTGTGATACAAGACTTTACAGTTGCTTACAGGACCTGATGGAAACACTCAAATGAAGGCGGAGCCAGCAACGTACTTTTAGTTCGACCCACCTTCTCAATCATTTATTGCCACACAAGACAtcacatttgatttttttttacgtttaccAAATTATGATTTTCGCACCTGCACAACACAACATGCAGCCATGcttgtttacagtaaatgtgttgttttacagATGCAGCAATGTTAACCCAAATGTAAAGAACTTAATTTTTTGGTGGTTTATCCGATATTTAATAGTCACTTACGTATGGTAGTGTTTACAGATGCAATTGTCTAGAAACTaatatttaaccattttataCTCAAGCGAAAACCGTGAATCCTTAACTTTTACATTTTGAGTTCGTAAACCCGGAGCACGAGACAATTTcttatttgtcttattttcttgCTGTGCTTAGACGTCACTAACCCTCAAGTTAGTGGTTACATAGTCAGTAGATTGTAGTGCTTACATTACTAAAAATGAATTACAGTTTAAACCAAGGGGAACTCAACTTTGAATTTACAAACTAATACTTCCGTTCAGTTACTTTTAACAACAGTTTTAAAGTTAATAAACTTCTCTTAAAGTTATCCATAAGAGTTTAACTTCTGAAATTCTCTCGTTCGGTGGAATTGtggtggctcttaaaagagcctttGTGTTGATGCGGATGACGTTGAATTTAAGCGCGTTCACCACGAATGCGGCGGGCCAGCTGGATGTCTTTGGGCATGATGGTGACCCTCTTGGCGTGGATAGCGCACAGGTTGGTGTCCTCAAACAGACCGACCAAATAAGCTTCGCTGGACTCCTGCAGGGCCATGACGGCAGAGCTCTGGAAGCGCAGATCAGTCTTGAAGTCCTGGGCGATTTCTCTCACCAGACGCTGGAAAGGCAGCTTACGGATCAGCAGCTCAGTAGACTTCTGATAGCGGCGGATTTCTCTCAGCGCTACGGTACCGGGCCTGTAACGATGAGGCTTCTTCACACCGCCGGTAGCTGGGGCGCTCTTACGGGCAGCTTTAGTAGCGAGCTGCTTCCTGGGCGCTTTGCCTCCGGTGGATTTACGAGCGGTCTGCTTTGTTCTTGCCATAACTGAAGTCAAATCTCTTCTTCGTAGAAAAGTGAGTATAGAACTACGCTCAGAAAGCTGCTTTTATAGACTAGAAGACCACGAGCTCAGAGGGCGGAGACAGTAAACTGGCGTGTGATTGGCTAATGTGTGACGTCTACTGGCCATTGGCTCTTTTTAAACGAGCAGAAGCGGTTTGTTCCCGCTCGATATCCTTTATTTAGCTTAACGCCACATTTAAGTTTAAAGTCATGTGTAATTACTAATTTGGAGTgttctgataaaaaaaaaaatgtgttacatAAAAAGTAAAAGACATCACCAGTATGAAAGCGCCCCTGACACACAAATCACAATCGCGATGTGATCTCAGACATTCTTTAACAGCATATAATGTTCAGTGTGTATTTTTGAGCCTTCAGTGATTTTAGTCCAGGGGTTTTCGAACTATGGTGCCAAGAATCACCAAATATGGTTAAGGTTTATGTGAGGAACCCGCTTTTATGTAAAAAGAAACACAAGGAATCTAATCTATAAAAACACTGTTTGAATTTAAATAGCACTTAACGCTGGACGTATAAACCTGAAGAGacattttcaattcaattctatTGCAGAAATTCTGTTTCACGGCAGCTTTACAGAGAATATAACATTACATCACGAAGATAAAGAGCAAAGTAGAAAACACtagaaattaataatttttgaaAGTAGGCTTGTACTAAAAAACAGGACATCCCCTGACCAGTTTGAAAACTACGGCTTAAACCAGTTTCagcataatattaatatttcttAAACCATTTTTGTGTTACATATTGTATGAAACACTTATAAATGATCTATACAAAAAACCTCACAAAAGTTCGCTCTCTTTAAGGTCAAGtgggtggctcttaaaagagccttttttttatttgtggaGAAACCGCATTTACTTTGCCTTGGCGGGCTTCTCGGTCTTCTTTGGCAGCAAGACAGCCTGAATGTTGGGCAACACACCGCCCTGAGCGATGGTCACGCGACCCAAGAGTTTGTTCAACTCCTCGTCGTTACGCACTGCCAGCTGTAAATGGCGGGGAATGATGCGAGTCTTCTTGTTGTCACGAGCTGCGTTTCCAGCCAACTCCAGGATCTCAGCAGTAAGATACTCGAGCACAGCGGCGAGATAAACTGGAGCTCCAGCACCGACGCGCTCTCCATAGTTACCCTTGCGAAGAAGTCTGTGAACGCGGCCGACGGGAAACTGAAGCCCGGCTCTGGATGAACGAGTCTTAGCCTTTGCTCTGGCCTTTCCACCTGTTTTGCCTCTGCCGCTCATTATCGCTTTATTCTTGTAACTTCAAAAATATGTGACTCAAGGACGTTGTTTCCAGTATTTAACAGCTGCTTTATTTGCCTATTGGTTGAAGTCTGTGAAAAGTTCAAACCAATCACTGAACTTCCCTCCAAACGCGAAAGCCCGCCCCCTTCTATCTTTCTGCCTGCCTTTGTTTTACAATTGCCGCTTAAattcacatttatacatttggcagatgctttaatccatCTTACAGTTCATTATAATGCATACATTTATATGTGTTTATCTGTATGTGTTACCTGAGGACAGATGTTTAAACTGGCAGAAACTGAAATAAAGAAACTGAACAAAAGTTAACAAGCCAAGGTGGAACGTAgtgaagtatttttacttttctAGTGAACAAAATACAAGCATCTGTACTGTATCAGTGTTATTATGCTGCAATAACTTTTACTTACAGCTTTACTCTATTGGACGTCATAAATACGAAGTTTCTTTAACTTTAATACTCAAGTTCATTAAAATTCTAATGCTTTCTTAGGGCAAAGACGCTGCAAAATCTGTGTGGCacttcagtaaaaaatatcagAGACTTCTTAGTAGAAGCACTATTTTATTTAGTATTGattgttttaataaatcaaattaAGAAAATTAACTGCAAAAACCATTGCACAAATTGAAACATTGCTCTTTAAAGGACTGGtgggtggctcttaaaagagcctttgagtgtaaaaaaaataaagtattgaCTTTATTTCTTCTTGGGCGCTGCCTTTTTAGGCTTGGCTGCTTTAGGCTTTGCTGTCTTGGGTTTAGCAACCTTTGCTTTCTTGGGGCTCTTCGCTGCTTTCTTAGGAGCCGCTGGCTTCTTTGCTTTCTTGGGGCTCTTTGTTGCCTTTTTAGCGGCGGTGGCGGCTGGTTTCTTCACTTTCTTGGGAGATTTCTTAGCGGCGGTCTTCTTTGTCGCTGCAGTCTTGGGCTTCTTGGCAGCGACGGGTTTCTTGGCTGCGGGCTTCTTTGCTTTAGGAGCGGCTTTCTTCGCTGGTTTTGCCTTGGTCTCTGTCTGCTTTTTGTTCAGTTTGAAAGACCCGGAAGCGCCGGTCCCTTTGGTCTGGACCAGGGTGCCTTTAGTGACCAGGTTCTTGATGGCGATCTTGACGCGGGCGTTTTTCTTCTCCACGTCGTAACCACCGGCGGCGAGCGCTTTCTTCAGGGCGGCGAGAGAGACGCCGTTCCTCTCCTTGGAAGCCGAGACGGCTTTAACGATGAGATCACCCACGCTTGGTCCGGTTTTCTTTGCTTTTGCAGCGGATTTCTTTTTAGGCGCTTTGGCCGGCGCTGCGGCAACAGCTGGGGCGGTTTCTGCCATTTCTTTACGCGTATGTAGGATCACACAGTAAACAAAATATCAGTAATGATGAGTAGCAGAGCTCGTGGCGCTTTTACACAGCACATGAGAACCATATAGACTCAACCGTTACAGCTCAGTGTCTATGCGCCTCCATGAGCCGCTGGCGTGTGTTTTCTCCTCTaacatttacaataaaactGGAGTATTAAAACACATTGGCGcgatgaaaacaatgtaaacacCGAGCAGAGGCTCACAGCtatatattgaaacttaaacaCGTGTGAACAAAAGGTTATTTTGGCATCTTCATATAAAATTCAAGATAATCATCAGCCGCTGGATGAAGCTGCTTATGGTTTTCATGAGTTTTTCTCGTTTAATGTTTATTGACAGGTCGAGCGCGTCTTCTGTGTTTTCAACAGACACTTTGTTAAATCGCTTGAATTAAATGAACATCACTGAAGGACTTGTGAAATGTTATATAAAGTAGTTGTTTTGATCATCTTGAAGCACACGCGCCATCCAGGGGCTTCCTGTTACTTTGTCTATGATAAGTTGATATAAGTTGATATAATTTtctttgtgtatgtgtttgtcaATCAAATTGTCCCAAGATCTTTCCATTCAGCAAATGAGTGAATCCCATGTAGGTTTGTCATTGCCCCAATATGCTGCAGGATTTCATGCATCAGAATCAATGAAAAGCTTGAAGTGATTCAGGCAGTGGCATAGCGTGTAGGCCATGGGATCAAATCTCTGTCTGCTGGGACATAGCGGAGTGTCTCAGTGTTTGTGGGAGACATAAATATATACAGCAGGGTCTTATTGCACATCATAAGTGTTATTGCATAATACAAAGTAATGTACTGCATAAACATTTAACCCAATATTACAAGTTGTACAGTGGAATTCAAGTGTTAAACTGTATATAGATGTGTTATACAGTAAGGTACGGCGGGAATATTCACACAATGTGCAGAATGTTAGGGTGGAGGAGAAATAATCTAACCATTTGGGGGCGGTTGGTCAGGAAGATCCATTGGCAGAAAGATGAGGAGAGACCTTAGTATAGCCGATTGGCTAGTAGTCTGTCAGGGATGACTGCATTGAACGCAGAGCTGTGGTCAGTACAGAGCATCCTCACAtgaacctcattcacacagcaaaTACCCATAAAAGTGTCTAAAGCTAAGATTATTAAGCAGCATAAAAAATAGCACTTCACacgctcctttatagtcttatcataaacaaaaatgcacgcaagtggtttctggagagagaaataacggataataagcaaacttcagatgctgcagaaaaaacctaccaagtgcaggactttaaccCTTGTATTGTGTTCGATTTTCGTGACGATTTTGATGGAGCGGGTCACATTGACCCGCATTGGATTCAATGCAATTCCTTACATATCAAattatgaaaaacaagaaggaATTTGGTATGAACAGGACCATTTTAGTATCAGTATTTCTCACACATTACAAACacttaaaattaaaaagtatgatttaaaaaaatgcatttaaccacaatttttaacaaaaactgttgcaacattttaattttttaatttttcaacatgttttttttacatacctatgtttaaaacatcctacataaacaatttaatattgctgtgaaattaaattaagcttttatttttctaaatatGCTCATCTTTTTTTCTTGAGGCTCATTGTACAAATTCAAGAAATCCCTGTTTATATGATGTGCACACATCAAGCATGTGCTTTCTGACTTcttgcattttacacaaatgGTGCTTATTTTGGTGTCATATTTTGTGGGGCACAGCTGGCATCACCTGTGTTCACCTCTGGATTTTTTGTGGGTCTGAATTCATCTGCTTTACatagtatttcatatacatttaaacagaaatgatagttcacatttacttttctgTGTCTGAGGAAGTTTTTGTAGTACTGAAAATAGTAAGAAAAAGCTCACTTTTCCCTTTCCAGAGTAGTAAAACACCAAcataaacgcaataaa
The DNA window shown above is from Paramisgurnus dabryanus chromosome 23, PD_genome_1.1, whole genome shotgun sequence and carries:
- the LOC135781058 gene encoding histone H2B-like — encoded protein: MPEPAKPAPKKGSKKAVTKAAGKGGKKRKRSRKESYAIYVYKVLKQVHPDTGISSKAMGIMNSFVNDIFERIACESSRLAHYNKRSTITSREIQTAVRLLLPGELAKHAVSEGTKAVTKYTSSK
- the LOC135781028 gene encoding histone H1-like, whose product is MAETAPAVAAAPAKAPKKKSAAKAKKTGPSVGDLIVKAVSASKERNGVSLAALKKALAAGGYDVEKKNARVKIAIKNLVTKGTLVQTKGTGASGSFKLNKKQTETKAKPAKKAAPKAKKPAAKKPVAAKKPKTAATKKTAAKKSPKKVKKPAATAAKKATKSPKKAKKPAAPKKAAKSPKKAKVAKPKTAKPKAAKPKKAAPKKK
- the LOC135780811 gene encoding histone H4, yielding MSGRGKGGKGLGKGGAKRHRKVLRDNIQGITKPAIRRLARRGGVKRISGLIYEETRGVLKVFLENVIRDAVTYTEHAKRKTVTAMDVVYALKRQGRTLYGFGG
- the LOC135781035 gene encoding histone H3 codes for the protein MARTKQTARKSTGGKAPRKQLATKAARKSAPATGGVKKPHRYRPGTVALREIRRYQKSTELLIRKLPFQRLVREIAQDFKTDLRFQSSAVMALQESSEAYLVGLFEDTNLCAIHAKRVTIMPKDIQLARRIRGERA
- the LOC135788203 gene encoding histone H2AX-like translates to MSGRGKTGGKTRAKAKTRSSRAGLQFPVGRVHRLLRKGNYGERVGAGAPVYLAAVLEYLTAEILELAGNAARDNKKTRIIPRHLQLAVRNDEELNKLLGGVTIAQGGVLPNIQAVLLPKKTEKPAKANYKNKAIMSGRGKTGGKARAKAKTRSSRAGLQFPVGRVHRLLRKGNYGERVGAGAPVYLAAVLEYLTAEILELAGNAARDNKKTRIIPRHLQLAVRNDEELNKLLGRVTIAQGGVLPNIQAVLLPKKTEKPAKAK